The following nucleotide sequence is from Anolis sagrei isolate rAnoSag1 chromosome 11, rAnoSag1.mat, whole genome shotgun sequence.
aagaagaaggtggGAAGCATATgaatgaagagaggaagggaaggagggagggagagaggaaagaaaagggagggaaaagaaggaagggaaggaaggaaacaaaaagaagaaaagggggaagcataggaaggaagtagggaagggaaggaaagaaggaagagaggaaaaggaaggaaagaagatgaagggatgagaaggggaaaaaataagaGGGTGGGAAGCAtatgaaaggagggaggaaatgaaagggaagggaaggaaggaaatgaaatgaaaggaagTAGAGGGGAGAAATaataggagggaaggaaaaaggagggaaggaaggaaaggaaacaaaaagaaaagaagaggggaaagcatAGGGaggaagcaaaaaaggaaagaaggaggaaagaataaagaaatgttagggagagaaggaagatgaggggatgggaagggaagaaagaagagggggaaagcttaggaaggaaggaaggaaacaaaaggaaggaggggaaaaatataggaaggaaggaaggaaggaaggaaggaaggaaggaaggaaggaaggaaggagaggagggttggtggtTTCCCATAAGGCACCCCAAATGAAAAGTGTTTTGGGTTCGGCGCTGCaaccccttcctctctcttttccttctcatcCATTTGGCCTGACACAtggccacctctctctctctctttctctccttttctagcGCTTCATCCCACTGACGATGCCTTGGAGGAGGTCGATGGGGAGCGGGAAGACGATGGTGGAGTTCTTCTCGGCGGCGATGGTGGTCAGGGTCTGGAGGTAGCGCAGCTGGAGCGCGGCCGGGGACTCCGTGATCACCATTGAGGCCTCCTTCAGCGCCCGGGAGGCGTTCATCTCCCCCTCCGCAGCAATCACCTGCCAGAAGAACAAGCAGGGTTATCATCGGGATGGAGGAAGTGGTTGTGCAAGGCTTCGCCATGCCCTGGTGGAGCAAGTGTTTCCCAAGCCATGGTCCCCAATGGGGGACGGGCATCCTTCCCACCTTGGCCCTGGCTTCACGTGCAGCTTCGGCTTCGGCGGCCATGGCTCTCTGCAGCTGGACTGGCAGCTTCACATCCTTGATCTCCACCCGCTCCACTTTGATCCCCCAGTCGTCCGTGGCCTCATCCAAcgtggcctgcatttaaacacgcAAACAAAATAATAACGGTCAGGAATGCAGCCAGTGCCGTAGGAGAGACTCCAAAGCGGAGCTTGTTGCAACTCGACAGCAGCATTGACACCTatgagccataataataataataataataataataataataataataaaccacatGCTTCCGCACTGACATCTATGAGCCATAAGGACAGAcaggtaattaataataataagcctcaTGCTTCCACATTGATACCTAtgagctgtaataataataataataattattattattattatcatgcttACATGCTTCCACATTGACACCTatgagctataataataataataataattctcttatTTCCATGCTTCCACATTGACACCTATGAgctgtaacaataacaataacaataataaacctcATGCTTCCGCATTGACATCCATGAGCCATAAGGACAGAcaggcaattaataataataagcctcaGGCTTCCACATTGATACCTAtgagctgtaataataataataataattctcatgCTTCCAGATTGATACCTAtgagcattaataataataataaaaataataataataaacctcatGCTTCCGCACTGACATTTATGAGCCATAAGGCAGAcaggtaattaataataataagcctcaTGCTTCCACATTGATACCTATGagccataataaaaataataagcctTGTGCTTCCACATTGATACCTAtgagctttaataataataataataataataataattctcatgCTTCCACATTGACACCTATGAGCCATAAGTATATGCTTCCACATTGATACTTAtgagctgtaataataataataatgataattctcATGCTTCCATGCTTCCACATTGACACCTATGAGCCAtactaataatagttattattaatatGGCTTAAGCCTCATGACTCCGCATTGACACCTAAGAGCTgtattaacaataacaataataataacaacaacaacaataataacaataataaagcctCATGATTCTGCATTGACATCCATGAGCTGTAAGAAGagcaggtaaataataataataataataataataataataataataatacaagcctCCTGCTTCTGTATTGATACCTATGAGCCATAAGAAGAGGCAggtcataaaattattattattattattattattattattattattattattatttgaaacagaacaagatgagtccacagcagacaagatcactctgctggctgttgaactggatcacacgtcggacacttcccaagtgtctagtgttgttgttgttgttattattattattattagtagtagtagtgttattattattattattattattattgttattattggacTCATGGCTTCCATACTGATACCTATGAGTggtaggagaggcaggtaatgaattattattattattattattattagcctcatTCAACTGTAGGCAGTTCCATCAAAACTCCTAATCCATGGAAAAACACTTTATGTGGGAAAACAATAAAGACAGTAAAAGGATCAACACTCTTATCTTTGTCAGGACTAAAAGGCTTGCCATATAAAAGCATTGCGTTCCAAATCTCAGCACGTAAATATTGATTGGCTTGCAACCACTACGGCTTTCTCAATAATTGGATAATTAATCATAGTATTATTACCTCACTGACTTACGAGAAAGAGGCTtcggttcctgtttcctctcttccCTGCTTCTCCTTCCTTATCTACCCATTGTTTTGATCCGCCTCAAACAATCACCAGCAAGCCATATAATCTAGCATATCCAACAGCAGCTTTCCCAGATACTTTTCCCATCCACATTACATACTTAAACCACTAAAaaagggatggaaagagggaagaaaggaagggaaagggaggaagagaaagagaggaaggaaaaagggaggaaggaaggagggaagaaagaaaaagaagggacaagaaagagaggaaggtagagagaggaaggaaggagggaagaaataaagaaaaagaagggaagagaaagagaaaggtaagagagggaggaaggagggaaggaaaggggataaaggaaggaaaaaagaaaggaaaagaaagggaggaagataaagagagaaaggtatgagaggaagggaaaggaaggaaaaagggtgggaggaagggaaggagggaagaaagaaagaaaaagaagggacaggaaaaggaggaaggtatgagaggaaggaaggaagagaaaggaaaaaggaagagggaaagagaaaagaaaggaaggaaaagaaggaatgagaaagggaggaaggcatgaaaggaaggaaggaagagaaaggggggaaaaggagggaagaaagaaagaaaaagaagggacgaGAAAAGGAGGTAGgtatgagaggaaggaaagaagagaaaggaaaaaggaaagaaggaaggagaaaagaaatgaaagaaggaaaagaagagacgagaaaagggaggaagatacgaggaaggaaggaaggaaggaaggaaggaaggaaggaaggaaggaaggaagagaagggacgaaaaagaaagatgagaggaaggaaggaagagaaaggaaaaaggaaagaaggaaggagaaaagaaatgaaagaaggaaaagaagagacgagaaaagggaggaagatacgaggaaggaaggaaggaaggaaggaaggaaggaagagaagggatgaaaaagagagaaagatatgagaggaaggaaggaagagaaaggaaaaaggaaagaaggaaggagggaagaaagaaagaaagagaatggacGAGAAATAGAGGAAGgtatgagaggaaggaaggaaggaaggaaggaaggaaggaaggaaggaaggaaggaaaaaatagatgaaggaaggagggaagaaagaaaaagaagggacaaaagaagggaagagaaagagaggcaggtatgagaagaaggaaggaaaagagggaggaaggaaggagggaagaaaggaaaaggcgggacgaaaaagagagaaaggtacGAGAGACGGGGCTCCTCCGTACCTGCATGCTGTGCGCAATCTCTTCTCGGTCAGAAAGGATCTGCGAGAGGTTCTTGGTGCCCAGGACGTTCCGGAGTGTGGTCTGGGCCAGGAGTCGGGTGGCCGAGTCGGCATTGGTGATGTTGGCCACGGCCAGGGTGGCGTTCTGCACCCGGTAGTAGACCACGCCATCCACATTGACAGTCACAGAGTCCTTGGTCAGGATCTGCACATTGACGGAAAAGGCAACCAATATTCAGAAGGCGAAACAGTTTGAGAAaccagggcacatctacactgaggaattaatgcagtttggcactgcttttGCTGCAACAACTCAATGCTACGcagttctgggagttgcagtttggtggcaGCTTTGGCTCAAGGTTGGAATCAAAAGTATTTTCCGGTCATTCTGAAATATGAGCAAGACATGCGATCCCGGGCTATTTATATCCGGCATCCAGATTCCGGGGACTTACTTCCTGAGGCGGGATATCGAAGGAAATGGTCCGCATGTCCACGTTGATGAAGCTGTCTGTGCAAGGCAGGACGAAGAACAGGCCTGTCCGAGAaaaagggatttatagttcacctccaatcaaagaacattctgaattccaccaacaatggaattgaaccaaacttggcacacagcactcccagaaccaacagaaaatactagaaaggtttggtgggcattgaccttgagtttggaagctgtagttcacctacatccagagaaggagttgtagttcacctacatctagcgACCACAAGTttggattggaccaaacttggcacggatactcaatatgcccaaatgtgaacactggtggagtttagggaaaacagaccttgacatttgggagttgtagttgctgggatttatagttcacctacaatcaaagggcattctgaactccaccaacgatggaattgaaccaaacttggcacactaaactcccataaccaacagaaaatactggaaaggtttggtgggtattgaccttgagtttgggagttatagttcacctacatctagagagaataatgatggatctggaccaaacttggcacaaatcctcaataagcccaaatataaatactggtggggtttggggaaaatagaccttgacatttgggaggtgtagttgctgggatttatagttcacctataatcaaaaagcattctgaactccaccaatgatggaattgaaccaaatttggcacaggactcccataaccaacagaaaatactggaaacgtttggtgggcattgaccttgagcttgggagttatagttcgcctacatccagagagaaatgtggactcaaataatgatggatctggaccaaatttggcacgaatgctcattatgcccaaatgtgaagactggtggagtttgggggaaatagaccttgacatttgggagttgtagttgctgggattaatagttcacctacaatcaaagagccttctgaactccaccaatgatggaattgaaccaaacttggcacacaggactcccataaccaagagaaaatactggaaaggtttggcgggcattgaccttaagtttgggagttgtagttcgcctacatccagtgagcactgtggactcaaacaatgatggatctggaccaaacttggcacaaacactcaatatgcccaaatgtgaacactggtggagtttggggaaaatagaccttgacatttgggagttgtaggttgctgggatttatagtccacctactttcaaagagcattctgaaccgcaccaatgatagaattgggccacaccgAACCcctatgtcttgaagggactcgctggtctatagatagacatatacacacatggaTAGGCTTACTGACCTGGCCCTTTTGCCCCTCCTTTCAGGATGCGTCCCAGTCGGAAAATGATGGCTCGTTCATATTCTTTGACAATCTgggacattaaaaaaaatgacaagaaATCATTTTCACAGCTTGTTCTTTCATTTTGTCCTGAACATATTGACCTAGATTTTTCACCGTTCGCATACAGTATGTGAATGGTGATGAGAGAAATAGTCAGTTAAAGAAcacagaagaaataataataataataataataataataataatggaaatattGGCATATATTAAATGCGACcgctatttccactgcaccccattAGATTCAACATTAAACACTAAAAAAGCAACCACTTCCCCCTATAAACTCTCTACACtactatagttattattattttatgatattattattgctatattcTTATTTGATTACTATATTatgttactatatttattattgttattactatagtcttaatttattactattattatattactgtatttattattactatattatttttattttactactttatgatattattatattcttagtttataactatattattatattatattattatatttattattactatatacttatttcattactttatattattattactatcttcctattttattactatattattattatattactatattattatattactttatgatattattgttactataatattattttattgctatatatttactatattattattttatgttctggttgcagatgacacaataaataaaataaatattattttattacgttacaatattattattattattattacaactacaTTTTTATGtagttgtagtaataataataatatcataaagtaatattttattcctatattattatttagtatggctattatattattattatattataaagtaataaaataagaatatagtcataataaatatagtaataaaatataataataatatagttataaAAAGaatatagaaatatcataaagtagtaaaataaaaataatataataataattatttttattttactactttatgatattattactatattctttttataactatattattattatattatattactatattattattactatatttattattatattcattcatctcaaataacccgggcagcaccgggttcccaagctagtatataataaaatatggtAATAATCATActcatatataaaatattaataatacaaatataaaataaaaatataaaatataataataacaaactttcAGATGcatctaatcatcatcattatcataatcatacTAATTAttactttataatattattattactatattcctattttatttctatattatattactatattacattatattactatattatattatattactatattatattaaattatattactatattatattatattactatatttattattattactatattattattattgtattactttatgatattattgttactatattattttattgctatattattatattactgtattattattgctatattattattgtattaccttatgatattattattattattattattattacaagtacatttttattttattcctatATGATTATTTAGTATTGCTATTATATTCgttcattattatattgtataataataataataataataataataatatagtgtacAATGAGTGAACGAATACAAAGGCCAGCATAGTCATCTTATttcctgtgtactaatcttattgtgtatcaaataatcaTGTTTCAACTGTACCTTGATGCAGAGCCAGATGGACAAAGGGAACGTGGCCAAGaccaggaggaaggaaacaatCACCAGGATCCATCCGCAGAAGCCAAGATCACCATCGGAGACCTCTGAGAGCCAAAGAGGTGGGAAATTTAGGGAATTTTTGGgaaggaaaatggggaaaaatgcAACATTGCACCCTTGACAAATAGATAAAGGGTCCCTTTAGGACAAGTTGATTGAGATCTCAATGGTTTCTGTTGTCCagacaccaaataaataaatataaaataagaataagaataaaggtagtttccccttgacattaagtctagttgtgtccgactctgggggttggtgctcatctccatttctaagctgaagagctggcgttgtccatggacacctccaaggtcatgtggcgtgcatgactgcatggagtgcctttaccttcctgctggagcagtaactattgatctacgcacatttgcatgttttcgaactgctaggtttgcagaagctggagctcaagcacagcctccagatgccggagatgaaaaaaaatggcaaagcCTTTGCCTGTGTTTATATATTATCtgcccttgttaattgtataacagcattgaatgtttgctatatatgcgttaccgctctggcgggaaggtaacggcgctccatgcagtcatgccggccacatgaccttggaggtgtctatggacaacgctggctcttcggcttagaaatggagatgagcaccacaccccagagtcagacatgactggacttaatgtcaggggacaacctttacctatatatgcgttttgtaatccgccctaagtccccttggggaggtagagcagaatatgaataaagtgtgtgtgtatatatctatatatctatatctatacatataataaaagagaatgtttgtatgtggagggaggaccagagggaggacgtagggaggaggtgtatgtggcagcttcctgattggctgccactgtggtacaatttgcatatggtctctgattggccagcctcagcaTTCCAACATTctatctcaaataacccaggcagcgccgggtccccaagctagtatataataaaatctGGTAATAATCATActcatatataaaatattaataatacaaatataaaataaaaatataaaatataataataacaagattTCAGGTGCATCGactcatcatcataatcataatcatattaatataataataataagcatactAATAcaaaatatactaataataatataaaatataataataacaagtcATTAGGTgcatctaatcatcatcatcatcataatcacaatcatacttacataataataataataatataaaatataatgagAATAAGCCTTTGGGTGCAtttaatcatcatcaccaccatcatactaatataataataataaacatagtaatataataataataatataaaatataagaataacAAGCATTTGGgtgcatcatcaccatcatcatactaatataacaataataatcataatcatactaatatgaaatataataacaataataataacaagcttTCAGGTGCATTTAATGATCATCATCATTCTAATAatcatactaatataataataagcatACTAATCcaaaatatactaataatataatatataataataacaagccATTGGGTgcatctaatcatcatcatcataatcatacttacaaaataataataataataataataataataatataatgagaaCAAGCCTTTGGGTGCATCTAATCAGCAtcctgatataataataataataataataataataagcatactaatataaaatataataaaaatataaaatataataacaacaagccTCTGGGTGGATGTAATCACCATTATCATAATTTTactgatataataatattatagtggtataataataatataaaatataagaataacaagcctctgggtgcatctaatcatcatcaccatcatcatacaatatataacaacaacaataataatcatactaatatgaaatataataacaataataataacaagcttTCAGGTgcatctaatcatcatcatcattataataataatactaatataataataagcatACTAATACaaaatatactactaataatataaaatataataataacaagtcATTGAATgcatctaatcatcatcatcataatcatgcttacaaaataataataatataaaatataatgagAACAAGCCTTTGGATgcatctaatcatcatcatcatcctaatataataataataattataataagcatactaatataaaatataataaaaatataaaatataataataacaagccTCTGGGTGCAtgtaatcatcattatcataattatactgatgtaataataatacacatagtaatataataatataaaatataaggtggcgcagtgggttaaagcgctgagctgctgagcttgttgaccgaaaggtcacaggttcaattccggggagcggcgtgagcttccgctgtcagcactagcttctgccaacctagcagttcgaaaacatgcaaatgtgagtagatcaataggtaccgctccggtgggaaggtaacggtgctccatgcagtcatgccggccacatgaccttggaggtgtctatggacaatgccgcctctttggcttagaaatggagatgagaccacaccccagagtcagacatggctggacttaatgtcaggggacaaccttcgCCTTTACCTAATAACAACAAGCCTCTGGGTGGATGTAATCACCATTATCATAATTTTAATGATATAATATTAAACatagtagtataataataatataaaatataataataacaagcaTTTGGATGCATCTAAACATCATCatcctaatataataataatagtaataataataataataataataagcatactaatatataatataataaaaaatataaaatataataacaacaagccTCTGGGTGCATGTAATCATCATTatcagaagacatcacggctctgtttcaccattgcctcaccaccagttactttcagtgggacaatgaattctacgaacagaaagatggagtagctatggggagccctctcagcccagtcatagctaacttctacatggaacactttgaagaacaagccctggagacagcaaccaaaaagcccacgatatggttcagatatgtggatgacaccttcaccatttggagccatggagaagaagaactcaacaggttcctggaccatcttaacagcatccacccaaacatccagttcacaatggaaaaagaaaatgaaggaagactgccttttctagatgtcctagtcatccgcaaaccagatcaacaattgggtcacaccgtctacagaaaacccacacacacggatagatatctacataaaaactccaaccatcacccaagtcaaaaaagaagcaccattaaagccttggcagaccgtgcaagaagaatctgcgaagcccacctcctccaagaggaactgaaccacctcaactgggctctccaggccaatggagactccacctcagacatcagaagagctgcaagacaaccgagaagaagccacgagagtcaagacgaagatccacccagaggaaaagtgttcctgccatacatcaagggaaccactgaccgcatagggaagctgatgaggaaacacaacatacaaacaatctacaaacccaccaagaaaatccaaccaatgctacgttcagcaaaggacaagagggatcctctcacttctgcaggagtctaccgtgtaccatgcagctgtggacaagtctacagagggaccaccaaacgcagcagcattgtccaaacacgaatcaagggacatgaaaggcactgcagactacttcaaccagagaagtcagccatagcagagcacctgatgaaccagcctggacacagcatatgatttgagaacacagaaatgctggaccacaccaacaaccaccatgtcagactacacagagaagccattgaaatccacaagcatgtggacaatttcaacagaaaggaagaaaccatgaaaatgaacaaaatctggctaccagtattaaaaaaaactcaaaaattacaacagcacaacaacagaggagaaacaaacaggcacatcttaacacctctcaacaaaagattcccccaggctcagccaggccttcaaatggtaatgaaggtgatcagttgaaacattcacacctagctccagcagacaagaatcctttgtccctccctggtcattccacagttatataaagtctttttcctaactccaacagacctcactacctctgaggaagcttgccatagatgcaggcgaaacgtcaggagaaaatgcctctagaacatggccctatagcccggaaaaacccacaagaacctagtgattccagccatgaaagccttcgacaatccatcattatcataattatataataataataatagtaataatataaaatataataataataatttaataataacaaactTCTGGgtgcaagtaataataataatctagctTAGGAGGCTCCCCTTTGGAGTGGAATGTAGTCTTTCATGGGGGTGTTTCTGGGGTTGCGtctgcactgttgaattaatgcggtttgatatGACTTGGAAGAGCCAGGGCTGTGTCTGTGGCACCCAGGCAAAAGGAACCCATTGGCCAAGGCCTTCCCACTTGCGCAGGTTTGCACTTGCCTCTCTTGCAACACCTTCTTTCTGGGGCCCATCAAAAAAAGTTGCAACAGAACTGTGTTCCAGAAGGAGACCCATAGTCTGCCCCccttttactctctctctctctgtctcacctCCGATCTTGGTGGGCTCCCTGTTCTTCTTCCGAAGGCCGCTCTCCGCGTCCTCCATCACGCCCACTGAGGCCAGCTCACCCCCCTAATCACCCGGGTCGATCGCGCCACAAAGGCCCACGAGGAGCCGCACAGGCAGGCAAGGTCTGTCCGCGCGGAGAGGAGAGCAGGGAAAGCTTCTGCCAGCCCGGGAGGGAGGCCACGCCCACTTGGAAATCTCCAACAGAAAAGGACACGCCCCCTTCGGGCTCAGAGATGGAGGCCACGCCCCTTTGTCGCCTCTAGGCAGAAAGCCACGCCCCCTCTTGGTTCTAGATGGGAGGCCACGCCCCTTTGGGGGACGTCTAGTTCAGCCACGACCGTTTGGACGAGTCTCAAGGCGGGAAGCCACGCCCCTTCGAGCTTCAGACGAAGAGGCCACTCCCCCTTGAGCTCAGAGCAGGGAGTCTACATCCATTTGGAATATCTAAGCGGGATAAGCCACGCCCCTTTGGAATAGATAAGAGGGGTAAGCCACCCCCCCTCTGGAGAACTCACAGCAGGAGGCCACGCCCAGTTTGAATATCTAAACGGGATAAGCCACACCCCTTTAAGGGGCTCATCGCGCGGAGGCCACGCCTATTTGGAATATCCAAACGGGATAAGCCACGCCCCTTTGAGGCTCAGAGCGAGGAGGCCACGCCCATTTGGAATATATAAGTGGGATAAGCCACGCC
It contains:
- the LOC132763676 gene encoding stomatin-like; the encoded protein is MEDAESGLRKKNREPTKIGEVSDGDLGFCGWILVIVSFLLVLATFPLSIWLCIKIVKEYERAIIFRLGRILKGGAKGPGLFFVLPCTDSFINVDMRTISFDIPPQEILTKDSVTVNVDGVVYYRVQNATLAVANITNADSATRLLAQTTLRNVLGTKNLSQILSDREEIAHSMQATLDEATDDWGIKVERVEIKDVKLPVQLQRAMAAEAEAAREARAKVIAAEGEMNASRALKEASMVITESPAALQLRYLQTLTTIAAEKNSTIVFPLPIDLLQGIVSGMKR